A part of Cannabis sativa cultivar Pink pepper isolate KNU-18-1 chromosome 6, ASM2916894v1, whole genome shotgun sequence genomic DNA contains:
- the LOC115724556 gene encoding MAPK kinase substrate protein At1g80180 — protein sequence MADQLQRSEISFRRQGSSGLIWDDKLVAEALQHDQTKQDNNHTTSTATTDTAGDDGEPRGALERSRSTGGRPYRTVKEPSPSADPPSPRFSGCCGVFGKPILARQPKSNRRRAK from the coding sequence ATGGCGGATCAGTTGCAGAGGTCGGAAATATCTTTCAGAAGGCAAGGATCTTCAGGCTTGATTTGGGACGATAAGCTCGTAGCAGAGGCTTTACAACACGACCAAACCAAACAAGACAACAATCATACTACTTCTACTGCTACTACTGATACGGCTGGAGACGACGGAGAGCCACGTGGCGCGCTTGAACGGAGCCGATCCACAGGCGGCCGTCCCTATCGGACGGTCAAGGAACCTTCTCCTTCCGCCGACCCACCGTCTCCTCGATTCTCCGGCTGTTGCGGTGTGTTTGGAAAACCGATTTTGGCTCGTCAGCCCAAATCGAACCGGAGGAGGGCAAAATAG
- the LOC115695165 gene encoding uncharacterized protein LOC115695165, protein MILQWTYGTISSDLLLAIQQCDDTTEGAQKQLEALFYDNKASQATNLKEDFTGVVLEEHHTIDNYYNYLQSLADVDAPVSNGQLVLRLIGSLPETYNGTVDFIQNQEPLPSFKSCR, encoded by the coding sequence ATGATTCTCCAGTGGACATATGGCACCATTTCCTCGGACCTTCTCCTTGCTATCCAACAATGTGATGACACAACTGAGGGAGCACAGAAACAACTCGAAGCTTTATTTTACGATAATAAGGCTTCACAAGCAACCAACCTCAAAGAAGACTTCACTGGTGTCGTTCTTGAGGAACACCATACCATCGACAACTACTACAATTACCTTCAATCTCTTGCAGATGTTGATGCCCCGGTGTCAAATGGGCAGCTCGTGTTACGTCTCATAGGTTCCTTGCCAGAGACGTACAATGGTACAGTTGATTTCATCCAAAATCAAGAGCCTCTACCTTCGTTCAAAAGTTGTCGATGA